The nucleotide sequence AAAGCTGTCGGATTCCGCAGCAGAAGCACCAATGGCCTCCAGAACGGCGGCTCTCATCCCGGGATCCATGCGACTGAGAAGCTCAAAGTTCTCCGCATCCGGAGTTTGAGCCATGATGGGAATGCCAATCATCAGGAGAAGCAAAAAGAGACGCCGTGCCTCACGCCAACACCGATTCTTCATGGTCGGAAGATCCTCCTGGAAAGAGATAATTGAAACTAACCGATCAGGAGACGGGAATCAACACCGGGAAAGGGAAGGAAAGACCCTGATTTCACCCTGGAAAAGCCTAATCCCCCATCAGTGCCTTGATTCCCAGGATTATCAAGGCAATCAGGGCGATGGGCCAGGCGGCAATGACCAGAAGAATCGGAAGAGCGGCGCCCAGAAGGGGAAGAAACAGGAGCAGGAGAATCAGGGCGATGGCCGCCCCGAGCAGACCCTTGACCATCCAGAAACCGAACTGAAGGGGAAGGAGAATCAGTTTGAAGATCAGGCCGAAAACCGTCAGGGCGATTCCGGCCAGAAGCCCCAGAGCCAGCAGTGCGGAGAGAAATATCAGGAATTCCACGGCATCCTCCTAGATTGCGTATTCTTCCAGCACCTTGCGGGCAATCACCAGTCGCTGAATCTCGCTGGTTCCCTCGCCGATCTCTGTCAGCTTGGCATCCCGGTAGTAGCGCTCGACGGGGTAGTCCTTCGTGTAACCATAGCCACCATAAATCTGGATCGCCTGGCTTGCCGCACGGCTGGCAACTTCACTCGCAAAGAGTTTCGCCATGGAGGCTTCCTTGGCAAAGGAACGCCCTGCATCTTTCAAACGGGAGGCGTGGTAGACCAGATGACGTGCCGCCTCGACCTCTGTTGCCATGTCGGCCAGCTTGTTGCCGATGCTCTGGAAACTCGCAATCGGTTTTCCGAATTGCTCCCGCTCCTGGGCATAGACCGCTGCCTTGTCGAGCGACCCCTGGGCGATGCCCAGCGCCATCGCTCCAATAGAGATTCGTCCCCCTTCCAGAGTCTTCATGAAGGTGACAAAGCCCGTGTCCTTCTCGCCGAGAAGGTTCTCTTCCGGCGCACGGCAATCCTCGAAAATCAGTTCGCGAGTGTCGCTGGCCCGGATGCCCAACTTGTTTTCCTTGGTGCCCAGACGATATCCCGGCGCATCGGTCGGCACCACAATCGCCGAGATGCCCTTGCTCCTTTGGGAACCCGGATCCGTTCGTGCCGTGATGATCGCCAGACCCGCATAAGTTGCGTTCGTAATGAACTGCTTGCTTCCGTTGATGAGCCACTCCCCGTTTTCGAGAAGAGCCGTCGTGCGGGTCCCTCCGGAATCACTTCCGGCACCGGGCTCGGTCAGCCCGAAAGCCCCGAGGTGTTTGCCGCTCGCCAGATCGGGGAGCCACTTCTTCTTCTGTTCCTCATTCCCATTGAGAAGAATGGGCGTGATCCCGAGACTTACTGCCGCCGCAACCGTGATCCCGGTGCTTGCGCAAACGCGAGACAGTTCTTCGACAACAATTGAATAACTCAGGGTGTCCATGCCGCCCCCGCCGTACTCGGGGGGAACCGTCATGCCGAGAATCCCCAGCTGCGCCAGCTTGTCGACATTCTCTCTGGGGAACTCCATGCTCTCGTCGATCTCGGCCGCAATGGGTTCCACTTCCTTCACCGCAAAGTCGCGGATCATGTCGCGGATCATCTTCTGTTCATCATTCAGGTCGAAGTTCGTCAGGAAATCCGCCATGACATTCCTCTCATTCTAACCCGACACGGGCAGCCTTATTCAGGAAAAGAGCGCAGGCCTCAATTCCTTTGTGAAACTGATCGAGGTCCATTTTTTCGTTCGGCGAGTGAAGCCGGTCATCCGGAAGCCCGAAACCCATCAGCACAACAGGAGAACGAAGTTGGGTGCTGAAAGTTTCCACGACCGGGATACTCCCTCCACTTCGAAGCATCACCGGCTCCCGTCCAAAGGCTTCGGAGACCGAGTCGCGGGCTGCGCGGACAAAGGCATTGTCGGGGGCCGCCAAAAATGGATTGCCTCCGTGGTGACGAATGAACTCCAGCTTCACGGAATCGGGAGCGATCGCCCTCAGATGCGCTTCCAGGGCATCCTCGATTTCACGGGGGTCCTGATCGGGAACCAGACGCATCGACAGTTTCGCCGAAGCTTCCGAGGGGAGAACCGTCTTGGCGCCTTCCCCGGTAAAGCCACTCCACATCCCGTTCACTTCCAGGGTCGGTCTTGCCCAGAGTTGCTCGAGGGCCGTGTAAGCCTCTTCGCCTTCAAGAGCTTCCACCCCAAGTTCCCGGCAATACTCCTCCTCGCGAAACGGCAGACTGGCAAAGGCCTCGCGCTCGCTATCTTCCAAAGGGCGAACCCGGTCATAGAAACCGGGAACATTCACGCGACGATTCTCGTCGTGAAGGGAGGCAATCATTCGCGCGAGCACATCGGCAGGATTGGCAACGGCTCCTCCGAACTCGCCACTGTGAAGATCGCGGTTCGGGCCTCTCAGGCGCAGTTCCACATAGGCCAGCCCCCGGAGCCCGTAAAGCAGGCTGGGAATCTCCCGCGAATAGAAAGAAGTGTCGCTGACCAGCACGGCATCGCAGGACAGTCGATCCAGATTCTCCAGCACAAAAGGCTTCAGGGAGGGGCTGCCCACTTCCTCTTCTCCCTCGAAGAGGAACTTCAGTTTCACCGGCAATGCGCCCTGCTCAGCAAGAAGGGCTTCGGCGGCAAAAACATGGCAAAGCAATTGCCCCTTGTCATCCGAAGCTCCTCGCGCAAAGACCGCCCCTTCACGAATCTCGGGCTCAAAGGGAGCACTGTCCCAGAGTTCCAGAGGGTCGACGGGTTGCACATCGTAGTGGCCGTAGACCAGGAGCGTCGGCGCATCCTCGGGACCGGGAAGTTCTCCGCAGACAATCGGGTGTCCTTCGGTCTGGACGATTTCCGGGGAAGCTCCCATCTTCTCCAGTCGATCGGAGAGCCAGCGGGCCGCTTCCTGCACCGCTTCCCGGCTGTCTGCATCGGCGCTGATGCTCGGGATGCGAAGAAAGTCCTGGAGGTCTTCCAGATGCTCTTCGGACTGCGAACGAATTCTCTCAATGACCCTGGTCAAGGCTCTTCTCCTCGCTACCGGATTTCCCGCGCATTCGATCGACCGAACAGGACAGTTCCGCTCCCAGCAAGATGACACTCCAGACCAGGAAAAGCCAGACGAGGAAAGCGGGAATCACGCTCAGAATCCCGTAGATGCGATCAAAGGTCGCAAAGCTAGCAAGATAGCGGACAAAGAGCCACTTCACCCCCTGATAAAGCAGCGTTGCCAGAAGCGCAGCACTGAGAGAGGCCAGCTTGCTGACCTTCGTGTGAGGAAGGATCCAGTAGCCGAGTGCCAGGGAGATCAGCATCAGGGCAAAGGGGAGCAGGTCGCCCAGAAACCATCCCGCGAAGGAATGTCCCGCGACAAGCTCTGCCAGAAACTGGTTCAGCGCGGCCCCGGCCACGAAGAGCAGGGGAGCCAGAATCACGGTCGCCCAGAAGGTGCCCAGCTTGTGTACTTTTCCGCGCCTCTCGCTCACATGCCAGATGTCATTGAAGACCGATTCCACATTCATCAGCATGCCCCAGGCCACCAGGAGAAAGAAGCCCAGTCCGAATAGTCCCATGGCAAGAGCCTGATCCGTGTAGTGCTGCACATTGCGCTGAACGATTTCCTGAAGTTCGGGAGTCGGAAGAAAATAACGGCTGAGCGAATCCAGCAGAGGCGCAAGTTCCCGGTGAAACGGACGAAGAAGCCAGGCCAGAAGCGCGGCAAGGGGAACAATGCTGAGAAGAGTGCCGAAGGCCAGAGAGGAGGCGGCCTGCCCGCAGCGATCCCTGCGGTACTCCCGTAAAAGATCCACGAACAGTGTCCCGATCTTCCTCATCCGGAAACCCCCTCATCCAGTGTGCCATTCTGCAGGATCAGGCGTCGATGGAAAAAGGACTCCATGCCTGTCGGCAGGCAGCAATCCGCCCAGAGCAAGGTCCCCGACCAGCCTTCCAAAGCCCGACGAAGCAGGTGAATCCCGTCGGGGTCAAGAGCCGCAGCAGCTTCATCCAGAAGGAGAAGATCGGGACGGGCAGCAAGAAGCGAGGCAATGGCAAGTCGCCTCTGCTCGCCTGCTGAGAGAAGAAGCGGATCCTTCTCCGCAAACTGCAGGCCCATTCTCTCCAGAGCTTCCCTTGCGATCGCCTCTGCCTCCTCAAAAGAGAAACCCTGCCGAAGGGGAGCAAACATGGCTTCTTCAAGAACCGTCTCCGCAAAGCAGGCCCTCTCCGGATCCTGAAGAGCCAGGGCTCTGCGCAGAGAATCCTGATGATTGATTTCTCCGCGATCCGGATCGGCCAGTCCGGCCAGGAGTTTCAGAAGACTGCTCTTCCCCGAAGCATTGTCTCCAAGAATCAGGATTCGTTCTCTTTCGCGGATTTCCAGAGAAAGGTTCTCAAGAAGCGAAGTTCCGCCGGGATGATTCAGGCCCAGATCCCTGACAGAGAGTAGTGTATCCCCGGTCGGAGGCAGACAGGAAGAGGGCGGGGGAAGGGGATCATCTTCCCAGGCGTCCACGCGGGGAATCAGCCTGGAGCGGTGCTCTCGGTAGACTTCTTCGGGACGAGCATCGGCAATCAGGCGGCCTTCCTCGAGAAGAATCATCCGGTCTGCCTGAAGCGCCCGATCCGGATCCCGACTGATCTCGATCAGCAGTCCGCCCTGACCACGCAAGTCCTCCAGAAAGGTCTGGAAGCTCCGCCAGGACTTCTCGTCCAGATGAAGCTCCGGCTCATCGAGAATGAGAACCGGGCTGTCGAGGATTGTCAGGGAGGCCAGGCCCAGGCGGCGTTTTTCCCCGCCTGAAAGCGCGTGGGGATTGCGATCACGGAGTTCCAGGAGACGGAACTTCCTCAGTGTTTCCTCCAGCCTTCGCCCGGACGGCCCCTCTTCTTTTCGACGAATCGGAGCTTCGCCACTGTGACGGGCACCCAGGGCAACTTCGTCCCGGACGGAGGAAAGAGCAAACTGCGAGTCGGGATCCTGAAAGAGAAAGGGCAGGGGAGGGTTTCCAGAGCAGAGAATCTCTCCGCTGCCTGGAGTATCCAGCCCGGCCAGAAGGCGGGCCAGAGAGGTTTTCCCGGAACCATTGGCTCCCCAGATCAGGCAATGCTCCCCGGCGGAAAAGGACAGGTCCATGGTTTCGAGGATTCCGGGAAGGGAGATTCCCCGTGCTTCCAGAAGACGCGCGCCCTTCATCAGCGGGACTCCTCCAGTTTGCGTCGAATCTCGCGACCCCAAACGCTGTCCGGATCCATTTCAAGATAGCGCTCGCGGAGGATCTCGGCCTCCCGCTTCCGTCCCTGCCGAGCACGGGTCTCGGCCAGAGCGTAAAGAGCCGGGAAATTCTCATCGAGCCGCCAGGAACGCTGGAAGCATCGGGCAGCCCGGGACCAGGCTCCCTGATCGAAATAGACCATGCCGAGAGCATAGTGAAACTCGGGACGGCGGGTCGAGTTCTTGAGTGCAAGGCGCAGGGCCTCTCCGGCCTTCTCCAGTCGCCCGATCTTGCGATAGACGATCCCGAGATTGTAGGCAGCATCGGCTGCGTCGGAGTTTTTCTTCAGTGCTTCCCGAAAGAGGAGGATTGCCTCCGTGTACTCGCCCCGGGAGGCCAGGGACAGGCCTTCATTTACAAGACCGGCTGTCGAGGGAGAAAGAGCGGGCGCAGTTTCCGGAGGAGGGGGAGGCTGCCGGGAACAAGCCGCAAGAAGAAGAAGGACGAGGGCAAAGTACCTCAAGAGGTGTCCTCCCTGAGAAAGGCCAGAAGTGTTTCCCGGATTCCGGCATGATCGCTTTGGGAAAACACGCCCTTTCTCAGTGCGGAAGCTCCAGGAAAGCCCTTCAGGTACCAGGCAATCTGTTTTCGAAACTCCACTACTCCCCGCCTCTCTCCAAGATTCTCCACCTTTGCAGACAAATGCTCGAGGATCAGTTCCACGCGCTCTTCCAGGAGGGGCGCATTCCAGTTCCGCCCCTGCCGTCTTGCCTCAATCTCCTGAAAGACCCATGGATTGCCGATACAACCCCGACCCACCAGGACTGCATCCACGCCGGTCTTTTCGATCATGGCTTCATAGGAATCGGCATCGACAACATCGCCGTTGCCCACCACCGGCAGACTCACGGCCTGTTTCGTTTCCCGGATGATCTCCAGATTCGCCCGACCCTGGAAGAACTGCGTCCGGCTTCGCCCGTGGACGGTGACAAAGGCCAGTCCCTCTTCCTCGGCAAGCCCGGCCGCCTCGGGAGCGTTCAGGTGCTGCTCATCCCAGCCCGCGCGGATCTTCATGCTCACCGGAAGCTCCGTGGCCTCATTGACCGCAGAGACGATCTCCCGCATCAGGGGAAGATCCTTCATGCAGGCAGAACCTCCCCCGCTTCGAACCACCTTTTTCACGGGACAGCCGAAGTTGATATCAATGAAGTCCGGAGAGAGTTCCCCGGCCCGGCGAGCGGACTCGGCCATGGAGGAAGGATTGGAACCGAAAAGCTGGATTCCCAGGGGGCGTTCTTCCTCGCTGAATGCGGCCATGCGCTCTGTGCGTGCGCCCCCCCGGCTCCAACCCTCACTGGAAAGCAGTTCCGTCGTGACATAGATCGAACCCATCCTCCGGCAGATTCTCCGAAAGCTGCGATCCGTGATGCCGGCCATGGGCGCAACCGCCGCTCCTCCCCCTCGAAGGAGTTTGCGCAGGGCCTCGACAGATTCCGTCTTAGTTCTGGAACGATTCATCGAATGAATGGTAGCTTCCCCCCAGTTCTCTTGCCAGCATTTACCCGCGCAAATCAGGGATGGCCATGACTGCGGACTCCTGGATCGAAATCTCCCGCTCCCTCATTCTCCACAATTACGGGATCTTTCTCAAGCTCGCCGCCGGGCGGGACCTTCTCCCGATCGTGAAGGCCAATGCCTATGGACACGGCCTGGAGGAAGTTGCCGAAATCCTGTCCGAAGCCGGGCAGATCTGGTTCGGGGTTCACTCTGCCGCAGAAGCTCAGCGTCTGGCAACAGTAGCCGGAAAGAAGAAGATTCTAATCCTCTCGAGAACCCGGAAGGAAGACCTGGCAGAACTTCTGCCCCTGGGCGCCCGTTTCACCGTGGTTGATCAGGAAGGTCTGGAGGAAACCGAGGCGGAGGGCAAGAAGATCGGTCGCCCCATCCCGATTCACCTGAAGCTGGAGACCGGAGTACACCGGCAGGGATTCATGCCCTCCGACCTGGCGAAGCTGGCAGAAACCGTCCGGGAGAGCCCTTTCCTGGATCCTGAAGGCGCCCATGGCCATTTCGCCAATATCGAGGACAGCACGGATCATTCCTATGCCCTGCAGCAAATGGAACAGTTTCGTCGGGCACTAGAGGAACTGGAAAGCCGGGGAGTCAGGGTCCGCATGAAGCACCACTCCTGTTCGGCGGCAGGGATCCTGTTCCCGGAAACCGCCTTTGACCTCTTGCGCGTCGGCATCTCCCTCTACGGACACTGGCCCAGTCGCGAGACTCTGGCCAGCGCGCGGGCTCTGGAGAGAAACGATCTGGACCTCAAGCCCGCCCTGAGCTGGAAGACCCGACTTCACCAGGTCAAGGAAGTCCCCGCAGGAAGCCATGTCGGCTATGGCTGTACCTGGAAGGCCGGAAAGAAAACGAGGATCGGCATTCTCCCGATCGGCTACTCGGACGGCTATGACCGGGGACTGGACCGGGCCTGGGTTCTCGTTCGGGGGCAGCGTGCGCCACTGAGAGGAAGGGTCATGATGAACCTCTGCGTCGTGGATCTCAGCGAGATTCCCGAGGCAAGACGGGATGACGAGGTGGTGCTGATCGGAAGTCAGGGAGAGGAAACTCTTGGCGCGGAAACGCTGGCCGGGCTGATCGGGACCATCAACTACGAGTTGCTTGCCCGTCTTGCTTCCCACCTTCCCCGATGGGTGGTGGACTGAGCAGATCCATTTCCTTGCGGGGCAGACGCTCGAGGTCCCCGTTCATCATGTGACGCATCAGGGATCGCTCCACATCCCTCAGGTGAAGGAAAGGCTGGTGCTCGACTCCCTCGTTGCGAAGTTTTCGGGCCAGCCCGTTGCGAGCGAAGATCAGGTCTGCCTCCAGGCAGGTACAATAGTCCTGCACCTTGTCTCCCACAAAAACCAGAGGAACGCCGGGGCGGCGAAATCTCCGCAGGTGATAGAGATTGCAACTGGGACAGAGATCGCAACCGAGCACATTATAGTAGGGAAAGCGGAGACGGATGGTGAAGGGCTCCACTTCCATCTGATTGGCAAAAACCGGAATCCCTTCCAGGCCCTCGCGGCGGAGCAGGGTTTCAACTATGCGCCCAAGTCGCTGTGTGGTTACGCCGAAGAGAATGTCCCGTTCGGAAATGAAATCCAGAAAATCAGGGAAGTAGGGATCCACCCGCTGGGAGCGGATGTAGTCATCGACCAGGTCCATGTCGAGGGTCTCGAAGGCCGCCGAACTGGAACCGGAATCCCGCCACTGCTGCCAAGCCCGCTGCGCCAACTCATTGGCGGCATGGTAGTCCTCGCGTTCGGCAAGAACCCCCGCGTCTGCGTCGACAATGAGTGTCGCCTGGTACATTCCACCTTCCGGCGCCATCGCCGGAGCGATGGCTAGGGTTGTGACTCTTCCGCTTCCAGCAGACCGTCGAGCGTCTTGTGCTTTCGAATCAGACGCAGAGCTTCCTGCAATTCCCAGTCATCCCCGATTCCCGCTCTGACCGCTTCTTTCAGGCCGAACTGGT is from Candidatus Krumholzibacteriia bacterium and encodes:
- a CDS encoding acyl-CoA dehydrogenase, translating into MADFLTNFDLNDEQKMIRDMIRDFAVKEVEPIAAEIDESMEFPRENVDKLAQLGILGMTVPPEYGGGGMDTLSYSIVVEELSRVCASTGITVAAAVSLGITPILLNGNEEQKKKWLPDLASGKHLGAFGLTEPGAGSDSGGTRTTALLENGEWLINGSKQFITNATYAGLAIITARTDPGSQRSKGISAIVVPTDAPGYRLGTKENKLGIRASDTRELIFEDCRAPEENLLGEKDTGFVTFMKTLEGGRISIGAMALGIAQGSLDKAAVYAQEREQFGKPIASFQSIGNKLADMATEVEAARHLVYHASRLKDAGRSFAKEASMAKLFASEVASRAASQAIQIYGGYGYTKDYPVERYYRDAKLTEIGEGTSEIQRLVIARKVLEEYAI
- a CDS encoding dipeptidase, whose translation is MTRVIERIRSQSEEHLEDLQDFLRIPSISADADSREAVQEAARWLSDRLEKMGASPEIVQTEGHPIVCGELPGPEDAPTLLVYGHYDVQPVDPLELWDSAPFEPEIREGAVFARGASDDKGQLLCHVFAAEALLAEQGALPVKLKFLFEGEEEVGSPSLKPFVLENLDRLSCDAVLVSDTSFYSREIPSLLYGLRGLAYVELRLRGPNRDLHSGEFGGAVANPADVLARMIASLHDENRRVNVPGFYDRVRPLEDSEREAFASLPFREEEYCRELGVEALEGEEAYTALEQLWARPTLEVNGMWSGFTGEGAKTVLPSEASAKLSMRLVPDQDPREIEDALEAHLRAIAPDSVKLEFIRHHGGNPFLAAPDNAFVRAARDSVSEAFGREPVMLRSGGSIPVVETFSTQLRSPVVLMGFGLPDDRLHSPNEKMDLDQFHKGIEACALFLNKAARVGLE
- a CDS encoding YhjD/YihY/BrkB family envelope integrity protein, whose amino-acid sequence is MRKIGTLFVDLLREYRRDRCGQAASSLAFGTLLSIVPLAALLAWLLRPFHRELAPLLDSLSRYFLPTPELQEIVQRNVQHYTDQALAMGLFGLGFFLLVAWGMLMNVESVFNDIWHVSERRGKVHKLGTFWATVILAPLLFVAGAALNQFLAELVAGHSFAGWFLGDLLPFALMLISLALGYWILPHTKVSKLASLSAALLATLLYQGVKWLFVRYLASFATFDRIYGILSVIPAFLVWLFLVWSVILLGAELSCSVDRMRGKSGSEEKSLDQGH
- a CDS encoding ATP-binding cassette domain-containing protein: MKGARLLEARGISLPGILETMDLSFSAGEHCLIWGANGSGKTSLARLLAGLDTPGSGEILCSGNPPLPFLFQDPDSQFALSSVRDEVALGARHSGEAPIRRKEEGPSGRRLEETLRKFRLLELRDRNPHALSGGEKRRLGLASLTILDSPVLILDEPELHLDEKSWRSFQTFLEDLRGQGGLLIEISRDPDRALQADRMILLEEGRLIADARPEEVYREHRSRLIPRVDAWEDDPLPPPSSCLPPTGDTLLSVRDLGLNHPGGTSLLENLSLEIRERERILILGDNASGKSSLLKLLAGLADPDRGEINHQDSLRRALALQDPERACFAETVLEEAMFAPLRQGFSFEEAEAIAREALERMGLQFAEKDPLLLSAGEQRRLAIASLLAARPDLLLLDEAAAALDPDGIHLLRRALEGWSGTLLWADCCLPTGMESFFHRRLILQNGTLDEGVSG
- a CDS encoding tetratricopeptide repeat protein; the encoded protein is MRYFALVLLLLAACSRQPPPPPETAPALSPSTAGLVNEGLSLASRGEYTEAILLFREALKKNSDAADAAYNLGIVYRKIGRLEKAGEALRLALKNSTRRPEFHYALGMVYFDQGAWSRAARCFQRSWRLDENFPALYALAETRARQGRKREAEILRERYLEMDPDSVWGREIRRKLEESR
- the dusB gene encoding tRNA dihydrouridine synthase DusB, which encodes MNRSRTKTESVEALRKLLRGGGAAVAPMAGITDRSFRRICRRMGSIYVTTELLSSEGWSRGGARTERMAAFSEEERPLGIQLFGSNPSSMAESARRAGELSPDFIDINFGCPVKKVVRSGGGSACMKDLPLMREIVSAVNEATELPVSMKIRAGWDEQHLNAPEAAGLAEEEGLAFVTVHGRSRTQFFQGRANLEIIRETKQAVSLPVVGNGDVVDADSYEAMIEKTGVDAVLVGRGCIGNPWVFQEIEARRQGRNWNAPLLEERVELILEHLSAKVENLGERRGVVEFRKQIAWYLKGFPGASALRKGVFSQSDHAGIRETLLAFLREDTS
- the alr gene encoding alanine racemase, with the translated sequence MTADSWIEISRSLILHNYGIFLKLAAGRDLLPIVKANAYGHGLEEVAEILSEAGQIWFGVHSAAEAQRLATVAGKKKILILSRTRKEDLAELLPLGARFTVVDQEGLEETEAEGKKIGRPIPIHLKLETGVHRQGFMPSDLAKLAETVRESPFLDPEGAHGHFANIEDSTDHSYALQQMEQFRRALEELESRGVRVRMKHHSCSAAGILFPETAFDLLRVGISLYGHWPSRETLASARALERNDLDLKPALSWKTRLHQVKEVPAGSHVGYGCTWKAGKKTRIGILPIGYSDGYDRGLDRAWVLVRGQRAPLRGRVMMNLCVVDLSEIPEARRDDEVVLIGSQGEETLGAETLAGLIGTINYELLARLASHLPRWVVD